In the Armatimonadota bacterium genome, AATGCTTCCCCTGCCGGAAAGGAACCCAGCGCCTTCGTGAGATTCTCACCCGCATCGCGCAGGGGAAAGGCCGCGAGGAGGACCTGCCCCTGCTGGAAGACCTGGGCTGGCTGGTGCGCGAAACCTCGCTCTGCGGCCTCGGCCAGACCGCGCCCAATCCTGTGCTCACCACCCTGCGCTACTTTCGCGACGAATACCTGGCCCACATCCGCGAGAAACGCTGTCCGGCCAAGGTCTGCCGCGCCCTCATCACGTACGCCATCGAGCCGGCGCTCTGCGACGGCTGCCACGCCTGCACGCGGGTGTGCAGCACCGACGCCATCCGGGGGGAGAAGGACGAGGTCCACACCATTGACCAGACCCGGTGCATCAAATGCGGCGCGTGCCTGGAAGTCTGCCAGCCGCATGCGGTGGTGGTGACGTGAGGAGCAGGGTATGCCCAGGGTGACCATCAACGGCATCGAACTCGAGGTGGAGCACGGGACAACCGTCCTGGAAGCGGCCCGCTTCCTGGGCATCCCGATTCCTGCGCTCTGCCACGATGACAGCCTGACCCCCTACGGGGCCTGTCGCCTCTGTCTGGTCGAAGTCGGCGGTCCTCCCCGCAGTCGGCTGCAGAGCGCCTGCACGCTGCCCGTCAGCGACGACCTCGTCGTCCGGACGCACTCCGCCCGCGTGGACCGCGCCCGCCGGCTGTTGCTGGAACTCTACGTGGCCACCTGCCCGCAGTCGAAAACCCTCCAGGACCTCGCCAGCCGCTACGGGGTCCGGCGGGTGCGTCTGGAGCCGGAATTTGAAGACTGCATCCAGTGCGGGAAGTGCGTGCGTATCTGCCGCGAGCAGATGATGGCGGGCGCCATCGGCTTCGCCTACCGCGGACCTCGCCGCAGGGTGATGAGCCCCTTCCGCTGGCAATCGGATCTCTGCCGGCAGTGCGGCGCCTGCCTTCGCGTCTGCCCGGTCGTCGAGCTGCGCTGCCACGGTCCGCAGCCCGAGGCCACCCTCTGCGCCGGCTGCCTGAACTTTGCCCCCGCCTGCCTTGCCTACCATGACCAGGCGATGTGTTTTCTGGATCCCTGCGCGGCCTGCGAACTGGCCGGACCCCTGCGCCCGGATCTGGTCCGGCCGGAATCCCCGCAGGAGACGACGCGCACGTAGAGGAGGCGCGCCATGACCTACTCCCGTCTGAACGCCTCGGCGGCCACGTTGACCAAGAACCGCACCGAGGACTCCATCAGCCCCTTCAGCGGGATGTGCACGACCTGCATCGACGGCTGCATCGGAATGTGCGAGATCGGCAAGTCGGCCTACCGCGGGGCGGAGATGATCTACCCCCAGCCCTTTGGGATCATCACCACCGCGTCGGGCAAGAACTACCCCGTGGATCTCTCCCACTTCACGATCCTAGGGCGGGCCACCGGCGCCTGGGGCATCGAACCCGACAGCGACAAAGCGCTCTTCCCCAACGTCAATCTCGAGGTCACCTGGGGTCGGGAGCCCGGTCTGCGCTCCAGGCTTCCCTTCCTGCTCGCCGCGCTTGGCTCGACGAACATCGCCAAGACCAACTGGGAGAGCCTGGCCATCGGCGCGGCCATATCCGGCACCTGCCTGACCGTGGGCGAAAACGTCTGCGGCATGGACCCGGGGGCGCAGATCTCCGCCGGGCGCGTGGTGTCCAGCAGCGAGCTGGAGTGGCGCATCCGCGTCTTCCGCGACTGGCAGGAAGACGGGTGGGGCGAGATCATCGTCCAGGCGAATGTGGAAGACACCAGGCTCGGTGTCCACGAATACGCCATCCGCGCCCTGGGCGTCACCGCCGTGGAGCTCAAGTGGGGCCAGGGCGCCAAGGACATCGGAGGCGAGGTCAAGATCCGCGACCTGGAGCGGGCGCGCCTGCTCAAGCACCGCGGGTACATCGTGCTGCCCGACCCCGACCACCCGGTCGTCGTCGAGGCCTTCCGCCGCGGCAGTTTCCGCGAGTTCGAGCGTCACTCGCGCGTCGGCATGGCCAGCCGGGACGCCTTCCTGCGCCGTGTCGAGGAGCTGCGCAGGCTGGGCGCCAGGTGGGTCTTCCTGAAGACCGGGGCCTATCGCCCCGCCGACCTGGCCCGTGCCCTCAAGTGGTCCTCCGAAGCCGGGATCGACCTGCTCACCGTGGACGCCGCCGGCGGCGGGACCGGCATGAGTCCCTGGCGCATGATGAACGAGTGGGGCATCCCGGCCGTCGAGCTGCACTCGCTGCTGTACCAGTACTGCCAGCGACTGGCCCGCCAGGGGAGCTACATTCCGCCCATCGCCCTGGCCGGCGGGTTCACCTTTGAAGATCAAATCTTCAAAGGCCTGGCCCTGGTGGCACCCTACGCCAAACTGATCGCCTGGGCGCGGGGACCGCTGGCCGCGGCTATGGTGGGCAAGACCATCGGACGGCGCATCGCGGAGGGCAGCCTGCCCGTCTACATTGAACGCTTCGGCACGACGGTCAACGAAATCTTCGTCGCCGCGCCCGAGCTGCAGGAACGCTACAAGGATCGCTTCCGCCTGATCCCCACGGGGGCCATCGGCCTCTACACCTACTACCAGCGCGTGGCCCAGGGGCTGCGGCAGCTGATGTGCGGGGCGCGCAAATTCACCCTCGCCCACATCGCCCGCGATGACATCGCCGCCCTCACCGCCGAGGCCGCGGCGGCCAGCGGCATCCCGCTGGTCTCCGAGGTCGATCGCGAGGAGGCCGAAGAGATCCTCGCGGCCGCCTGAGCGTTCGCCGACACGCCTGTCTAGGGGAGGCCGGATCGGAACCGGTCCTGCGCCTCGCGCACCGTCTCCTCGGCGGCCGCGGCGCCGGACCAGCCGAATACTTCGGTCTCTTTGTGCTCCAGGGTCTTGTAGACCTCGAAGAAGTGGCGGATCTCGGCCAGGAAGTGCGGGGGAAGGTCGGCCAGATCGGTGACTTCGTGGAACCGCGGGTCGCCGTCGGGGACGGCCAGGATCTTCTGATCCCGCCCTTTCTCGTCCCGCATGTCCAGCACCCCGACCGGCCGCACGGGGACCAGGCATCCCGGGAAGGTCGCCTCGTAGGTCAGGATGAGGACATCCAGCGGGTCTCCGTCCTCGGCCCGGGTATCGAGGATGACGCCGTAGTCCGCGGGGTAGTGCAGCGGGGAGTAGAGCACGCGGTTCAACCGCAGGCGCCCGGCCTGGGCATCGTACTCGTACTTGTTGCGGCTGCCTTTGGGGATTTCAACCAGGGCCTCGACGATCATGCCATCTGCGGGGCCCGGGGCTCCCGCTGCACGGTCTGGGCGAACCCGATGTAGTCCAGGTCCTGTGCCTCGATGCCGAACTGCCGCAGCATGGCCATGGCCTGGGCGCGGTGGTGCACCTCGTGCATCAGCAACTGCATGGCGAGGTCCCCCTGGGCCGCCCGGTAGATCGCGATACGCCGGCGGCCGACCATGCGGTTCTCGACGATGCGGCCGGGTTCGGTGATCGCGGCGAGGGTGGCCCGGGTCTGCGGCATCTGGAGGCGCCAGGCCGCTTCCAGGGCGGCGAAGGTCGGACAGGCTCGCTCCGAGATGGGCCACTCCTCCCAATCGAAGGGCACGGGGAAGGGCTCTTCCCGGATGCGCATGGCCAGCCACCCCTCCGCGGCGGCGATCTCCACCATCGTCCTCCGCAGGGTGTGCAGCCCGAAGGGAAAGGCCTGGGTGTACCGGGCCTGATCGAGCGGCCGGATCCAGTCGAACAGCGTCTCCCTGGCCCGGGAGAGCACGTCGTAGGCGTGGGCGAAGTCGATCATGCCCCTATCATGCTCCAGCGGGTGCCGGGGCACAAGCCG is a window encoding:
- a CDS encoding DinB family protein; its protein translation is MIDFAHAYDVLSRARETLFDWIRPLDQARYTQAFPFGLHTLRRTMVEIAAAEGWLAMRIREEPFPVPFDWEEWPISERACPTFAALEAAWRLQMPQTRATLAAITEPGRIVENRMVGRRRIAIYRAAQGDLAMQLLMHEVHHRAQAMAMLRQFGIEAQDLDYIGFAQTVQREPRAPQMA
- a CDS encoding FMN-binding glutamate synthase family protein — its product is MTYSRLNASAATLTKNRTEDSISPFSGMCTTCIDGCIGMCEIGKSAYRGAEMIYPQPFGIITTASGKNYPVDLSHFTILGRATGAWGIEPDSDKALFPNVNLEVTWGREPGLRSRLPFLLAALGSTNIAKTNWESLAIGAAISGTCLTVGENVCGMDPGAQISAGRVVSSSELEWRIRVFRDWQEDGWGEIIVQANVEDTRLGVHEYAIRALGVTAVELKWGQGAKDIGGEVKIRDLERARLLKHRGYIVLPDPDHPVVVEAFRRGSFREFERHSRVGMASRDAFLRRVEELRRLGARWVFLKTGAYRPADLARALKWSSEAGIDLLTVDAAGGGTGMSPWRMMNEWGIPAVELHSLLYQYCQRLARQGSYIPPIALAGGFTFEDQIFKGLALVAPYAKLIAWARGPLAAAMVGKTIGRRIAEGSLPVYIERFGTTVNEIFVAAPELQERYKDRFRLIPTGAIGLYTYYQRVAQGLRQLMCGARKFTLAHIARDDIAALTAEAAAASGIPLVSEVDREEAEEILAAA
- a CDS encoding inorganic diphosphatase is translated as MIVEALVEIPKGSRNKYEYDAQAGRLRLNRVLYSPLHYPADYGVILDTRAEDGDPLDVLILTYEATFPGCLVPVRPVGVLDMRDEKGRDQKILAVPDGDPRFHEVTDLADLPPHFLAEIRHFFEVYKTLEHKETEVFGWSGAAAAEETVREAQDRFRSGLP
- a CDS encoding 2Fe-2S iron-sulfur cluster-binding protein, producing the protein MPRVTINGIELEVEHGTTVLEAARFLGIPIPALCHDDSLTPYGACRLCLVEVGGPPRSRLQSACTLPVSDDLVVRTHSARVDRARRLLLELYVATCPQSKTLQDLASRYGVRRVRLEPEFEDCIQCGKCVRICREQMMAGAIGFAYRGPRRRVMSPFRWQSDLCRQCGACLRVCPVVELRCHGPQPEATLCAGCLNFAPACLAYHDQAMCFLDPCAACELAGPLRPDLVRPESPQETTRT